The following is a genomic window from bacterium.
AGCTGCACTGCCGTATTTCGGTTCGGATCCGCGCTGGCGAGCTTTGGTTGAACCGATGCAAAACGATGAAAACGGACTCATTCGATACACGGCCATAGAAATCCTTGGGAGGATGGAAAAGTGAAAAACGAAAACAATCGTCTTTTTTTAAACTCCATAAATGTTAAATTTTTAACACTCATGACCTTTGGGCTGTGCTTGTCTTTCGCTACGCACTGCAAGGCGTCGCAATCGGACGACTCGGTTCCTTCTGAGCTTGATAGCTACATTGTCCGTTCGCTAAGGGAAGCGGAGGTTCCTGGCGCCGCGATTGCGATCGTGAAAGACGGCCGTGTGCTGGCAAAGGGATACGGTGTTCGGCGGGTGGGGAACCCGGTGGCGGTTGATGGCAACACACTGTTTGATTCGGCTTCGCTCATGAAGTCATTTACCGCCGCTGCAATCGGCGTTCTGATTGATGAAGGCAAACTGAAACTAGACGATCCGGTACGGAAACATCTGCCGTGGCTTGAGTTTTTCGATCCTTATTTGACGGCACATGTCACCATCCGCGATTTGCTGACACATCGCGTAGGATTAAAGAGCGCTCACGCCTTATTCCGATTTACAGGATTTACGACACGGGAAGTTTTGGAACGCATCGTTACGCTTGAGCCGCAGACGCCGTTTCGCACGGGTGTAACTTACTCAAACATCCTGTACACTGCTGCTGGAGAAGCGGCGGCAGCGGCGTGCGGATGCACTTTTGGTGAGCTGGTCACAACGAGAATCATCAAGCCGCTAAAACTTGAACGCACGCGCGTGGGCGGTAATCCGTTGGAAGATGCAAACGCCTCCTACCCCCATGATCTCATCGACGGCCGCCAGCAGGAGCTTCGGTGGCGCTGGATGGATTACAACACCGATCCGGCCGGAGGACTGCTCTCGACTGCTTATGATCTCGGCAAGTGGCTTCTTTTTCATGCAGGTGACGGAACATGGGAAGGAAAGCGTGTGCTGAGTAAAGAGATGTTGTTGGAAATGCACTCTCCGCAGGTCCTGATCGCAAGTTCTCAGGAGTGGCGGGATTCTCGAAAAGTTGAGTTCTTCGGAGGTTATGGATTGGGCTGGAATGTAATGGATTATCGGGGCCATCCGATGATCTGGCACAGCGGAGGCGGCGACGGAATGCCCGTCTATATGACGCTGCTTCCAAAGGAGAAGCTGGGAGTGGTCGTGTTATTGAACACCTGGTCGGCGCCCTACCATCATGGAGCAATCGCATCCAGAATCTTCGATCATTACCTGGGCGTCGAACCTTACGATTGGGCAGGTGAGCTGCTGCCGGTCTATGCAAACACACACAAGAAACATGCGGAAGAGGAGCGCCGCCGCGAGGCTTCGCGAAAGGCGGGCGCAAATCCATCCTTACCTCTTTCTTCCTACGCGGGCCGGTATGAGCATCCAACGTACGGACCAATCGAGATCTCGTTGTCTGACAAAAACCTTGCCTGGAAAATCGCGAAAGGAGCAGAAGCGGAACTGATTCCGTGGCAGTTCGATACGTTTTTTGTGCGCTGGCGGGATCCCGTGTTTCGAGAGGCGTATCCTGCTTATGTCACTTTCATTTTGAACGAAGACGGAGAGGCGGTGAGGTTCAGAATAACGCT
Proteins encoded in this region:
- a CDS encoding serine hydrolase; its protein translation is MTFGLCLSFATHCKASQSDDSVPSELDSYIVRSLREAEVPGAAIAIVKDGRVLAKGYGVRRVGNPVAVDGNTLFDSASLMKSFTAAAIGVLIDEGKLKLDDPVRKHLPWLEFFDPYLTAHVTIRDLLTHRVGLKSAHALFRFTGFTTREVLERIVTLEPQTPFRTGVTYSNILYTAAGEAAAAACGCTFGELVTTRIIKPLKLERTRVGGNPLEDANASYPHDLIDGRQQELRWRWMDYNTDPAGGLLSTAYDLGKWLLFHAGDGTWEGKRVLSKEMLLEMHSPQVLIASSQEWRDSRKVEFFGGYGLGWNVMDYRGHPMIWHSGGGDGMPVYMTLLPKEKLGVVVLLNTWSAPYHHGAIASRIFDHYLGVEPYDWAGELLPVYANTHKKHAEEERRREASRKAGANPSLPLSSYAGRYEHPTYGPIEISLSDKNLAWKIAKGAEAELIPWQFDTFFVRWRDPVFREAYPAYVTFILNEDGEAVRFRITLLRDEIEAVRAGTP